One segment of Herbaspirillum hiltneri N3 DNA contains the following:
- a CDS encoding tetratricopeptide repeat protein — translation MLSACASLQQPSETDAAPVASGKKQTLVKASPARKGQAKAKAQQPEDVVPPVELSEEILFKILSSEIAFQRGQWQAAYVTLLGTAQQTRDPRLAKRAAEIALAARRPNEALAAVRLWTELAPHSDEALQNYLGLIMLGDNIGEIQPLLTQRLAEAAPQARGPMILQIQRLLSRARDKTAAFNILQAVTAPYPALIETHLALSQGAFANRDAVRAREEANQALKLKPDSELAILTLAQVTQDPTEAMKLVADFLKKYPDAREVRVAYARGLVEQKQFEQARSQFQTLLKDDQEDLTTLFALGILNVQTNRLPEAETYLKRYLQVLATQPEDERDPTQALLLLSQIAEERNDIPAALKWLEQVEPGEAYVNVQIRRGQLLAKRGDINGARAVLQQAQSEAGNDREQLQLIQGEAQILRDSERYQDAADVLSAGLKRFPESTDLLYDYAMATDKTGNYKDMETALRKIIELAPNNQHAYNALGYSFADRNIRLPEAVALIKKAVQLAPEDAFIADSLGWAEFRLGNLDEAEKELRRAYGLRPDPEIGIHLGEILWARGKQDEAKRLWREAQSKDPKNDVLKSTLDRLKVQL, via the coding sequence ATGCTTTCCGCATGTGCAAGCCTGCAGCAACCCAGCGAGACCGATGCGGCTCCCGTTGCGAGCGGCAAGAAACAAACTCTGGTCAAGGCCTCGCCGGCGCGCAAGGGACAAGCGAAGGCCAAGGCCCAGCAACCTGAAGACGTCGTGCCGCCGGTCGAGCTCAGCGAAGAAATCCTGTTCAAAATCCTCAGCTCGGAAATCGCTTTCCAGCGCGGCCAGTGGCAAGCGGCTTACGTGACCCTGCTGGGCACGGCGCAACAAACCCGCGATCCGCGCCTGGCCAAGCGCGCCGCTGAAATCGCCCTCGCTGCGCGCCGCCCCAATGAAGCGCTGGCCGCCGTACGCCTGTGGACCGAACTGGCGCCGCACTCGGATGAAGCGCTGCAAAATTACCTCGGCCTGATCATGTTGGGCGACAACATCGGCGAAATCCAGCCCCTGCTGACACAACGCCTGGCCGAAGCGGCGCCACAGGCGCGCGGCCCGATGATCCTGCAAATCCAGCGTCTGCTGAGCCGTGCGCGCGACAAGACCGCTGCATTCAATATCCTGCAGGCAGTGACCGCACCGTATCCGGCGCTGATCGAAACCCACCTGGCGCTGTCGCAAGGCGCATTCGCCAACCGCGATGCGGTGCGCGCACGCGAGGAAGCCAACCAGGCGCTCAAGCTCAAGCCGGATTCCGAGCTGGCGATCCTGACGCTGGCGCAAGTCACCCAGGATCCGACGGAAGCCATGAAGCTGGTGGCTGATTTCCTGAAGAAGTATCCCGACGCACGCGAAGTCCGTGTCGCCTATGCGCGCGGCCTGGTTGAACAGAAGCAGTTCGAACAGGCGCGCAGCCAGTTCCAGACGCTGCTGAAAGACGATCAGGAAGATCTGACGACACTGTTCGCGCTGGGCATCCTGAACGTCCAGACCAATCGTCTGCCGGAAGCAGAGACTTATCTCAAGCGCTACCTTCAGGTGCTTGCCACCCAGCCCGAAGATGAGCGCGACCCGACCCAGGCGCTGCTGTTGCTGTCGCAGATCGCCGAGGAACGCAACGACATCCCGGCCGCGCTGAAATGGCTGGAGCAGGTCGAACCGGGCGAAGCCTACGTCAACGTGCAAATCCGTCGCGGCCAGTTGCTGGCCAAGCGCGGCGACATCAACGGCGCCCGGGCCGTATTGCAGCAGGCGCAGTCCGAAGCCGGCAACGACCGCGAGCAATTGCAGTTGATCCAGGGCGAAGCGCAGATCCTGCGTGACAGCGAACGCTACCAGGACGCCGCCGACGTGCTGTCGGCCGGACTCAAGCGCTTCCCGGAAAGCACCGACCTGCTGTACGACTACGCCATGGCCACCGACAAGACCGGCAACTACAAGGACATGGAAACCGCGCTGCGCAAGATCATCGAACTGGCCCCCAACAACCAGCACGCGTATAACGCGCTCGGCTATTCGTTCGCCGATCGCAATATCCGCCTGCCGGAAGCAGTCGCGCTGATCAAGAAAGCCGTGCAGCTGGCGCCGGAAGACGCTTTCATCGCCGATAGCCTGGGCTGGGCCGAATTCCGCCTGGGCAATCTCGACGAGGCCGAAAAGGAATTGCGCCGCGCCTACGGCCTGCGCCCCGATCCGGAAATCGGCATCCACCTCGGCGAAATCCTGTGGGCGCGCGGCAAGCAAGACGAAGCCAAACGCCTGTGGCGCGAAGCCCAGTCGAAAGATCCGAAGAACGACGTCCTGAAGAGCACGCTGGATCGCCTCAAGGTGCAGTTGTGA
- the hprK gene encoding HPr(Ser) kinase/phosphatase, which translates to MPSFTALSIQQLYEENRESLQLGWFAGFPGGERLISGDAASAADQVGHLNLIHPGRIQVFGHQETEYYQRLSNTSRAYQTAELVAGEPPAFIIAQGLATPPDILAICDEKNIPLFSTPLPAAQVIDYLRVYLSKKLAQQITMHGVFMDVLGVGVLITGESGLGKSELGLELISRSHGLVADDAVEFARIAPNMIEGRCPPLLQNLLEVRGLGLLDIKAIFGETAVRRKMRLKLIVHLVRRSTLEENYERLPLDAQFEDVLGLPIRKVVIPVAAGRNIAVLLEAAVRNTILQLRGIDTLKEFIDRQRKAMNGE; encoded by the coding sequence ATGCCTTCATTTACCGCATTGTCGATACAGCAACTGTATGAAGAAAATCGCGAATCGCTGCAACTGGGCTGGTTTGCCGGCTTCCCCGGCGGCGAACGCCTGATCTCCGGCGACGCCGCATCGGCCGCCGACCAGGTCGGTCACCTTAACCTGATCCACCCCGGCCGTATCCAGGTCTTCGGCCATCAGGAAACCGAGTACTACCAGCGCCTTTCGAACACTTCTCGCGCATACCAGACCGCAGAACTGGTCGCCGGCGAACCGCCCGCCTTCATCATCGCCCAAGGTCTGGCGACGCCGCCCGACATCCTGGCAATCTGCGACGAAAAAAACATCCCGCTGTTCTCGACGCCGCTGCCGGCCGCGCAAGTCATCGACTACCTGCGCGTCTACCTGTCCAAGAAACTGGCGCAGCAAATCACCATGCACGGCGTCTTCATGGACGTGCTCGGCGTGGGCGTGCTGATCACCGGCGAATCGGGACTGGGCAAAAGCGAACTGGGCCTGGAACTGATTTCCCGCAGCCACGGCCTGGTGGCCGATGACGCCGTCGAATTCGCACGCATCGCCCCCAACATGATCGAGGGCCGCTGTCCGCCGCTGCTGCAAAACTTGCTGGAAGTGCGTGGCCTCGGCCTGCTCGACATCAAGGCGATCTTCGGCGAAACCGCGGTGCGCCGCAAAATGCGCCTGAAGCTGATCGTGCATCTTGTCCGCCGCAGTACGCTGGAAGAAAATTACGAGCGCCTGCCGCTCGACGCGCAATTTGAAGATGTACTCGGCTTGCCGATCCGCAAAGTTGTCATCCCGGTGGCGGCCGGCCGCAATATCGCGGTGCTGCTGGAAGCGGCGGTGCGCAACACCATCCTCCAGTTGCGCGGCATCGACACCCTCAAGGAATTCATCGATCGCCAGCGCAAGGCGATGAACGGCGAATGA
- the mutM gene encoding bifunctional DNA-formamidopyrimidine glycosylase/DNA-(apurinic or apyrimidinic site) lyase yields the protein MPELPEVEVTRRGVAPHLEGQTVAGVVTRHSGLRWPFPSDLNERLAGHVIRSTGRRGKYLLINFDHGTLIVHLGMSGHLRVLPPGIAPQKHDHFDLVVGKPVRNIMRMTDPRRFGAVLWHDNADGDIEEHMLLRGLGLEPLEDKFSARELHRQTRNRSAPIKQVLLAGDIVVGVGNIYASESLFKAGINPKTAAGRISLPRYEKLVVAIRETLAAAIEQGGSSLRDFIAVNGQSGYFQQSYFVYNRTGLACRICTTPIRQIKQGQRSTFYCVVCQR from the coding sequence ATGCCCGAATTACCAGAAGTAGAAGTCACCCGGCGCGGCGTCGCTCCCCATCTCGAGGGGCAGACGGTTGCGGGAGTGGTGACGCGCCACAGCGGATTGCGCTGGCCGTTTCCCTCCGACCTGAACGAACGGCTGGCCGGACACGTCATCCGCTCAACCGGGCGGCGCGGGAAATACCTGCTGATCAATTTCGACCACGGCACGCTGATCGTGCATCTTGGCATGTCGGGGCATCTGCGTGTTCTGCCGCCGGGCATCGCGCCGCAAAAGCACGATCACTTCGATCTCGTGGTGGGCAAGCCGGTCAGGAACATCATGCGCATGACCGATCCGCGCCGTTTCGGCGCCGTGCTGTGGCACGACAACGCCGACGGCGACATTGAAGAGCACATGCTGCTGCGCGGTCTCGGCCTGGAGCCGCTGGAAGACAAATTCTCCGCGCGCGAGCTGCATCGCCAGACGCGCAACCGCAGTGCGCCGATCAAGCAAGTGCTGCTGGCCGGCGACATCGTCGTCGGCGTCGGCAACATCTATGCGTCGGAAAGCCTGTTCAAGGCCGGCATCAATCCCAAGACCGCGGCCGGAAGAATCAGCCTGCCGCGCTATGAAAAGCTGGTGGTCGCGATCCGCGAAACGCTGGCCGCCGCCATCGAGCAGGGCGGCAGCAGCCTGCGCGATTTCATTGCCGTCAACGGGCAATCGGGATATTTCCAGCAGAGCTATTTCGTCTACAACCGTACCGGCCTGGCTTGCCGTATCTGCACTACACCGATCCGCCAGATCAAGCAGGGCCAGCGTTCCACTTTCTACTGCGTGGTCTGCCAGCGATGA
- the rapZ gene encoding RNase adapter RapZ, producing MRIVLITGISGSGKSVALHVLEDAGYFCVDNLPPALLRDLVETRLKEGDDTMAVATDARSADSLAGLGPDIQWLKDQGHDVKVFFLTATTESLITRFSETRRSHPLSHRLLPNQNPTDRMTLTECIHKEREMLSVIEGLGHVIDTSNLSANKLRAWIRDLIDTSPASLTVLFESFAFKFGVPLDADLVFDVRMLPNPHYDLSLRPLTGRDAPVIEFLENLPAVQDLLGDIRNFVEKWLPSFKRDNRSYLTVAIGCTGGQHRSVYIVEQLAKHFSAQENVVVRHRQLS from the coding sequence ATGCGTATCGTTCTTATTACCGGCATATCCGGCTCCGGCAAATCGGTGGCTCTCCATGTACTGGAAGACGCCGGGTATTTTTGCGTCGACAATTTACCGCCTGCCTTGCTGCGAGACTTGGTGGAAACGCGCCTGAAAGAAGGCGATGACACCATGGCGGTGGCCACCGACGCGCGCAGCGCCGACTCGCTGGCCGGCCTCGGTCCCGATATCCAGTGGCTGAAAGACCAGGGCCATGACGTCAAGGTGTTCTTCCTGACCGCTACCACCGAATCGCTGATCACGCGTTTTTCTGAAACGCGCCGCAGCCATCCGCTGTCGCATCGGCTGCTGCCCAATCAGAATCCGACCGATCGCATGACGCTGACCGAGTGCATCCACAAGGAGCGCGAAATGCTGAGCGTGATCGAAGGACTCGGCCATGTGATCGACACCTCCAACCTGAGCGCCAACAAATTACGCGCCTGGATTCGCGATCTGATCGACACGAGCCCTGCCAGCCTGACGGTACTGTTCGAATCCTTCGCCTTCAAATTCGGCGTGCCGCTCGACGCCGACCTGGTGTTCGACGTGCGCATGCTGCCCAATCCGCATTACGACCTGAGTCTGCGGCCGTTGACCGGGCGCGATGCGCCGGTGATCGAGTTCCTGGAAAATTTGCCTGCGGTGCAGGATCTGCTCGGCGACATCCGCAACTTCGTTGAAAAGTGGCTGCCGTCGTTCAAGCGCGATAACCGCAGCTATCTCACCGTGGCCATTGGCTGCACCGGCGGCCAGCATCGCTCGGTGTACATCGTCGAGCAACTGGCAAAACATTTTTCTGCACAGGAAAATGTGGTGGTGCGGCATCGCCAGCTCAGCTGA
- a CDS encoding outer membrane lipoprotein LolB, producing MKRFFNYAATAGLVLLIAGCAGLAPQDARDNGPALERRYSDAIDLGGRLSVRYEQDGRDQAVHGSFTWNQSARHVVVTLLSPLGQTLAVIDIKPCIAVLTQSGKPPMTATDVDILTEQALGWPLPISGLRDWLQGFGRGADGKLFTAQPAADTVRFTTRDGWNLNYGEWQDGAANTAANHPKRIDLARETKQAGPVAIRIVIDSWKAAGIQ from the coding sequence ATGAAGCGATTTTTCAACTATGCGGCCACGGCCGGACTGGTGCTGCTGATCGCCGGCTGCGCCGGCCTTGCACCGCAAGACGCGAGGGACAACGGTCCGGCGCTGGAGCGCCGCTACAGCGACGCCATCGATCTCGGCGGCCGGCTGTCGGTGCGCTATGAACAGGACGGGCGCGACCAGGCCGTACACGGCAGCTTCACCTGGAACCAGAGCGCACGCCACGTGGTGGTGACCCTGCTGTCGCCGCTCGGCCAGACCCTGGCCGTGATCGACATCAAGCCCTGCATTGCCGTATTGACACAATCGGGCAAGCCCCCGATGACCGCAACCGATGTCGACATCCTCACCGAACAGGCCTTGGGCTGGCCCTTGCCGATCTCCGGCCTGCGCGACTGGCTGCAAGGCTTCGGACGCGGCGCCGATGGCAAACTGTTTACGGCGCAGCCTGCAGCCGACACCGTACGTTTCACCACCCGCGACGGCTGGAACCTCAACTATGGCGAATGGCAGGATGGTGCGGCCAACACTGCCGCAAACCACCCGAAACGCATCGATCTGGCGCGTGAAACCAAACAGGCCGGTCCGGTCGCCATCCGTATCGTGATCGACAGCTGGAAAGCCGCCGGCATCCAATAA
- a CDS encoding PTS sugar transporter subunit IIA, with protein MTNLAKILSPENVILDLEVSSKKRAFEQAGLTFENNSGIARSTVSENLFARERLGSTGLGHGVAVPHGRIKGLKAPLALFMRLAEPIPFESPDGEPVKLLIFLLIPDNVTQQHLEILSEIAEMFSDNAFRNDLIADPDQASVYSRLVTWQPSLEKTN; from the coding sequence ATGACAAATCTTGCAAAAATCCTGTCTCCAGAGAACGTCATTCTGGATCTAGAAGTCTCCAGCAAAAAACGAGCATTCGAACAAGCCGGACTTACCTTTGAAAACAACAGCGGCATCGCCCGCTCGACGGTTTCCGAAAACCTGTTTGCACGCGAACGACTCGGCTCGACAGGACTGGGCCATGGCGTCGCCGTGCCGCACGGCCGTATCAAGGGACTGAAAGCACCGCTGGCGCTGTTCATGCGCCTGGCCGAGCCGATTCCTTTCGAGTCGCCCGACGGCGAGCCGGTCAAGCTGCTGATCTTCCTGCTCATTCCCGACAACGTCACCCAGCAGCATCTGGAAATCCTGTCCGAAATTGCAGAGATGTTTTCGGACAACGCCTTCCGCAATGACTTGATCGCCGACCCCGACCAGGCGTCGGTCTATTCGCGCCTGGTGACCTGGCAGCCGTCGCTGGAAAAAACCAACTAA
- the mutY gene encoding A/G-specific adenine glycosylase produces the protein MKRVLNSNEAAQDFADPTFSEAVIDWQKQHGRHALPWQNTRDAYRIWLSEIMLQQTQVTAVIPYYQKFLQSFPTVESLAAAPSEAVMAHWSGLGYYTRARNLHRCAQRVTAEYGGRFPDDPELLADLPGIGRSTAAAIAAFSYGKRAAILDGNVKRVFARVFGVEGFPGAKAVEDQLWRRAVALLPQAGMESGMEAYTQGLMDLGATLCVRGKPACDRCPLAPRCVALATGRTAELPVRKPKKAVPEKETMMLVISEGNDVLLEQRPDSGIWGGLLSLPELPPSPDADAFGAAVESALQGFGAIAACRKLQPFSHVFTHFKLHISPYQVVLEKRRPHVAESGHVWYPIAQLADAPLPAPVKKLLLGVLQADDLLS, from the coding sequence ATGAAACGCGTCCTCAACAGCAACGAGGCGGCGCAGGATTTCGCCGACCCGACATTCTCGGAGGCAGTGATCGACTGGCAGAAGCAGCACGGCCGCCATGCCCTGCCTTGGCAAAACACGCGCGACGCCTATCGCATCTGGCTGTCGGAAATCATGCTGCAGCAGACGCAGGTGACGGCGGTGATTCCGTACTATCAGAAATTCCTGCAGAGTTTTCCGACCGTCGAGAGTCTCGCGGCGGCGCCGTCCGAAGCCGTGATGGCGCACTGGAGCGGACTCGGCTACTACACCCGCGCACGCAACCTGCATCGCTGCGCGCAGCGCGTGACGGCGGAATACGGCGGGCGCTTCCCGGATGATCCAGAATTGCTGGCGGACTTGCCGGGCATCGGCCGTTCAACGGCGGCGGCGATCGCTGCATTCTCCTACGGCAAGCGCGCCGCAATTTTGGACGGCAACGTCAAGCGCGTCTTTGCGCGCGTGTTCGGCGTGGAAGGTTTTCCCGGCGCCAAGGCGGTGGAAGATCAATTGTGGCGGCGTGCAGTGGCGCTGCTGCCGCAGGCCGGCATGGAATCCGGAATGGAAGCTTACACGCAGGGATTGATGGATCTCGGCGCGACCTTGTGCGTGCGCGGCAAGCCGGCTTGCGACCGCTGTCCGCTGGCGCCGCGTTGCGTGGCGCTGGCAACCGGCCGCACCGCTGAACTGCCGGTGCGCAAGCCGAAGAAGGCAGTGCCGGAAAAAGAAACCATGATGCTGGTCATCAGCGAAGGCAATGACGTGTTGCTGGAGCAGCGTCCCGACAGCGGCATCTGGGGCGGCTTGCTGTCCTTGCCCGAATTGCCGCCGAGTCCGGATGCGGATGCCTTCGGCGCTGCAGTGGAGAGCGCGCTGCAAGGGTTCGGCGCCATCGCGGCTTGCCGCAAACTGCAGCCGTTCTCGCACGTCTTTACGCATTTCAAGCTGCACATTTCCCCGTACCAAGTGGTGCTGGAGAAGCGCCGTCCGCACGTCGCGGAATCGGGCCATGTCTGGTATCCGATTGCGCAGCTGGCCGACGCGCCGTTGCCGGCGCCGGTCAAGAAATTACTGTTGGGCGTATTGCAGGCCGACGACTTGCTGAGCTGA
- a CDS encoding ribose-phosphate pyrophosphokinase: MANENLMVFTGSANPELAQGVVEKLGIPLGKANVSKFSDGEVMVEINENVRGKDVFVLQSTCAPTNDNLMEIMIMVDALKRASAGRITAAIPYYGYARQDRRPRSARVAISAKVVANMLQEAGVERVLIMDLHADQIQGFFDIPVDNIYASPILLGDLVSKNYDDLLVVSPDVGGVVRARALAKRLGCDLAIIDKRRPKANVSEVMNIIGEVEGRNCVIMDDMVDTAGTLTKAAEVLKERGAKKVVAYCTHPVLSGPALDRIANSPLDELVVTDTIPLSDAAKACGKIRQLTCASLLAETFKRISKGDSVMSLFAE; this comes from the coding sequence ATGGCAAACGAAAACCTGATGGTTTTTACCGGCAGCGCCAATCCAGAACTGGCGCAAGGCGTCGTTGAAAAACTCGGTATCCCTCTGGGCAAGGCCAATGTGTCGAAGTTCTCCGACGGCGAAGTGATGGTCGAGATCAACGAAAACGTCCGCGGCAAAGACGTCTTCGTGCTGCAGTCCACCTGCGCACCGACCAACGACAACCTGATGGAAATCATGATCATGGTCGACGCGCTCAAGCGCGCATCGGCCGGTCGCATTACCGCCGCGATTCCTTACTACGGCTATGCGCGCCAGGACCGCCGTCCGCGCTCCGCCCGTGTTGCGATTTCGGCAAAAGTCGTCGCCAACATGCTGCAGGAAGCCGGCGTCGAACGCGTCCTGATCATGGATCTGCACGCCGACCAGATCCAGGGCTTCTTTGACATTCCGGTCGACAACATTTATGCATCGCCGATTTTGCTGGGCGATCTGGTGAGCAAGAACTACGACGACCTGCTGGTCGTGTCGCCTGACGTCGGCGGCGTGGTGCGCGCCCGTGCATTGGCGAAGCGCCTCGGCTGCGACCTGGCGATCATCGACAAGCGCCGCCCGAAGGCGAACGTGTCGGAAGTCATGAACATCATCGGTGAGGTCGAAGGCCGCAACTGCGTGATCATGGATGACATGGTCGACACCGCCGGCACGCTGACCAAGGCTGCAGAAGTACTGAAAGAACGCGGCGCCAAGAAAGTCGTCGCCTACTGTACGCACCCTGTGCTGTCCGGCCCGGCGCTGGACCGCATCGCCAATTCGCCGCTGGACGAGCTGGTCGTCACCGACACGATTCCATTGTCGGACGCCGCCAAGGCCTGCGGCAAGATCCGCCAACTGACTTGCGCCAGCCTGCTGGCCGAGACATTCAAGCGCATCAGCAAGGGCGACTCGGTGATGTCGCTGTTTGCAGAATAA
- the ispE gene encoding 4-(cytidine 5'-diphospho)-2-C-methyl-D-erythritol kinase — MPASLFDCPAPAKLNLFLHVTGRRADGYHLLQTVFQLVDRSDALDFTVRDDGIVRRTNDIPGVPADTDLVVRAARLLQAAAGKPELGADIAVRKQLPMGGGLGGGSSDAATTLMALNHLWQTGLTRAQLMALGLQLGADVPFFVFGGNAFAQGVGEDLLPLKTADCWFVVIEPGVSVPTAIIFSSQELTRDTKLVKITDFPEAHNLLYGDFGKNDLEVVAAKQFPPVAEAIKWLKTFGNARMTGSGACVFCAFEHEHQADEVLKQMPSKWIAWKAKAMQEHPLAHLTKS; from the coding sequence ATGCCAGCAAGCCTTTTCGACTGCCCCGCCCCGGCCAAACTGAACCTGTTCCTGCACGTGACCGGCCGTCGCGCGGACGGTTATCACCTGCTGCAAACGGTATTCCAGTTGGTTGACCGTAGCGACGCGCTGGATTTCACAGTGCGCGACGACGGCATCGTCCGCCGCACCAACGATATTCCGGGCGTGCCTGCCGATACCGACCTGGTGGTGCGCGCCGCGCGCCTGTTGCAGGCGGCCGCCGGCAAACCCGAGCTGGGCGCCGACATCGCCGTGCGCAAGCAATTGCCGATGGGCGGCGGCCTCGGCGGCGGCTCGTCGGACGCCGCCACCACGCTGATGGCGCTCAATCATCTGTGGCAAACCGGACTGACCCGTGCGCAACTGATGGCGCTGGGCCTGCAGCTGGGCGCTGACGTGCCGTTTTTCGTGTTCGGCGGCAATGCCTTCGCCCAAGGCGTCGGCGAAGACCTTTTGCCTCTGAAAACCGCAGATTGCTGGTTCGTGGTGATTGAACCGGGCGTGTCTGTTCCCACCGCGATAATTTTTTCGTCACAGGAATTGACAAGGGATACGAAACTGGTCAAAATAACGGACTTTCCTGAAGCGCATAATCTTCTTTACGGCGACTTCGGAAAAAACGACTTAGAAGTGGTGGCTGCCAAGCAGTTTCCTCCTGTCGCTGAAGCCATCAAGTGGCTCAAGACATTTGGAAACGCAAGGATGACCGGATCCGGCGCCTGTGTGTTCTGTGCTTTTGAACATGAACATCAGGCCGACGAAGTGCTGAAACAGATGCCTTCAAAATGGATCGCGTGGAAAGCCAAAGCGATGCAGGAACATCCTCTCGCCCATTTGACAAAGTCGTAG